Within the Thermosynechococcus sichuanensis E542 genome, the region TCCCCAAAATCAGCAAAACAGAGGGCATCCAGTGTCGGCACCACAGGCTCAGCCGCTAATTCCCCAAGGGCAACAGCAATGTTGTGGCTCGCAGCGATCGCCATCTCCTCAGTCATTTGCCCCGTCTTGGGCAATCCGATGGGAACAGGGGTGACTTCTAAAGACGGAAGGTGAACACTAATGCCAACCCCATAGATTTCAGGATAGTCGGGATGCTGAAGGGTCGGCAGCAGGGGCAAAAATCCCTTTTCATTGCCAAGACCCGATGCGCGCACAAACGCCGCTCCGCGAAAAGGCGGCAAAATCATGCTATAGCCAAAGGGGATCCTCTGCCCGTCCTGTAACAAAATACAATTCTGCTCAATGGCGGTGATTGCTGCATTGGTGATGGTTTCAATGCCCCGCTTCTCAATCAAGTCAAGGGTGAGCCGATCGCTGTTGGCCAAGCCGCCAATCCCCAGATGGCCAATGTAGGGTTCAGGGGTAATGAAGGTAATCTTGACGCGATCGCGCAACCCATGACGCCGCAGGGCGTGCTCTGCCAAAAACAGAAATTCATAGGCAGGCCCAAAGCAACTGGCTCCCGGTGCCGCACCCACAACTAAGTCCCTTGGGTCTTTGAGGAATGCTTGCCATGCTCGATGGGCAGCAACTGCATGGGTGGGCGTACACACCGAATGACTATGAATGCCAAGGCCGGGAATCACATCGAGGGCGAGTTCTGCCCCTGTGGCAATCACTAAATAGTCGTAGTCAAGGGTTTGCCGAGGCAAATAGACTTTCTTGGCCTTAGGATCAACCTGCTGGACTTTGCCTTGTACCCACGCCAACCCATGGCGACGGCTCACGGTCTCTAGGGACACTTGCAGGCGTTCAAGGGAATTGTGTCCGAGGGCAACTGCCACCAACCCTGGAATAAATGTAAACCGATCCACATCGGAGACCAACACCACTTGATGGCGATCGCCCAAACGATGCCGTAATTCATAGGCCGTGGGCAAGCCGCCAATCCCAGCCCCAAGGACAACCACCCGTGCCATGAGCGCATCCTCTGCAAATTTGTTTAACTGACTATATGGTAGTATAGAAAAATACAACTAGCCATAGCCGTCTGTGCTAAAGAGAACCCCAAAGTTGCGCTACATTGATTCGGCGGCTCTGTCGCGGCAGCCGTTGGGACTATACTGGAAGGAACGTGAACTGTTGGAAGCCCATCAGATGAATAGCTGCGTCCTTTTTGCGGAAGTGATTCAAGCCCCAGAGCTGCGCTACACCCAAGATACGCAGATGGCGGTGGCCACGATGGTGGTGCAGTTTGCCAGCTTGCGCAGTGAAGAGCCACCCATGAGTTTGCGAACCGTGGCTTGGGGCAATTTGGGGCAAAAAATGCAGGCAGAATGCAAGGTGGGCGATCGCTTGATCCTCGAAGGTCGGCTAAAAATGGACACCATTGACCGCCCCGAGGGCTTCAAAGAAAAACGCGCCGAGTTGGTGGTGAGCCGTTTCTACACCGTTGAGGGCAACATTGTGGATCATCCTGCACAGCCTGCCACAACTCCAATGGCTACCCCCACCGTCACAACATCTGTCACCCCTCGGGTCGCACCCCCACCCCCCGAACCTGAGGATATTAACCTGGATGAAGTGCCTTTCTAGGAATTGACGCTGATTCAGCTAGCCTCATCCTTTGGTTGATAACCATCTCCATTCGCAAAGGTGTCCGTCGGGCGGTGTGAATCAGCCTGGCTCAAAGGAACCTGCCCCTAACCCCTACCTAAATTTTGGGGGCGTTGTTCTTCATCCAAGTGGCGATCGCCTCAAGGACTGCCTCAACATTCCGGCGCACCTTTTCATCTTGAAAACGCCAGAATCGAACGCCCAAGGCTTCAAGTCTGTGTTGACCCGGTGCGCGGCAAGCCCCGCCGTTCAGGGCGGGGAAGGATAGCGCGGACTTTGTTGCCGTTCTTGTCTTTGGGTTTCAGTGTGGAGTCTGCTGCTGCTCGATGTACTGGCGCACGATAGAAATGGGCGCCCCGCCACAGCTTGAAGCAAAGTAGGACGGCGACCACAGCACGCCTTTCCAGTAACGCTTCTGGATGTCGGGCCGCTCCTTGCGCAGCAAGCGACTGGACACGCCTTTCAGGCTGTTCACGAGGTTGGAAACGGCGACCTTTGGCGGATATTCCACGAGCAGGTGCACGTGATCGTCCTCGCCGTCCATCTCGATCAGTTGCGCCTCAAAGTCGGCACAGACCTTGGCGAAGATCGCGCGCAACCGGTTGATGGCGTCACCATCGAATACCCTGCGGCGATATTTCGTCACAAAGACCAAGTGGACGTGCATCTTGAAAACACAGTGCCGCCCGTGTCTAATTTCGTTATCATCACTCATAGACCAAGAGTATAATTAAGCTATGCAACGACTTCAAGCCTACAGATACGAACTTATGCCGACTGGTGAACAGCAGCGCAAAATGCGCCGCTTCGCTGGCTCGTGCCGGTTCGTCTACAACAAGGCGCTGGCGTTGCAGAAAGCGCGTTACGAGCAAGGCGAGAAAAAGCTGGGTTATGCCGGGCTGTGCAAGCTGCTCACCGAGTGGCGCAATAGCTCTGACACTGCTTGGCTGGCCGATGCGCCTGTGCATCCGCTGCAACAGGCGCTCAAAGACCTAGAGCGGGCTTACAACAACTTCTTCGCCAAGCGAGCCAGCTTCCCGCGTTTCAAGCGCAAGGGGCAGAGCGACAGCTTCCGTTACCCCGACCCGAAGCAGATAAAGCTGGACCAGGCCAACAGTCGCCTGTTTCTACCAAAGCTCGGATGGCTGCGTTACCGTAACAGCCGCGAAGTGTTAGGCGCGGTGAAGAACATCACTGTGAGCCAGTCGTGCGGCAAGTGGTTTGTGAGCATCCAGACCGAACGCGAGGTTGAGCCGCCTATCCCGCAAGGCGGCGTGGTCGGCATCGATATGGGCATTGCTCGGTTCGCCACGCTATCGGATGGTACGTTCTACGCGCCACTCAACAGCTTCAAGAGGCATGAGTCGCGCTTGCGCAAGGCACAGCAAGCACTCGCACGCAAAGTGAAATTTAGCAACAACTGGAAGAAGGCGAAAGCCCGTGTCCAGCGCATTCACGCCCGCATCAGCCATGCCCGCCGAGACTTCCTGCACAAGATTTCGACCGCGATCAGCAAAAACCACGCTGTGGTGTGTGTCGAGGACTTGCAAATACGGAACATGTCCAAGTCAGCGGCAGGCACGACCGAACAACCGGGCAGAAACGTTAGAGCCAAGGCTGGCCTAAACAAGTCCATCCTCGATCAAGGCTGGTTCGAGTTCTGCCGCCAACTGGACTACAAGCTGGCATGGCGGGGCGGCTGGTTGGTGGTAGTTCCGCCGCAGAACACGAGCCGCACCTGTCCGTGCTGCGGCCATGTGTCGGCGGACAACCGCCAGACCTAGGACCGGTTCGCGTGTGTGGAATGTGGCTTCGAGGCCAACGCCGATCTAGTTGGCGCGATCAACATCCTTTCTCGCGGGATGCAAAAACTGCGAGACGAAGGGCGGGACACGCTGGACGCTTTCAGCGGGACGGCGCAAGCCGTCAGCCCGGATGGCCTGTGGATCGAACCGCGCTGGCGGTCGGAAGCAGGAACCCACCGAAGCGAATCAGGGGCGGCTCAATGCCGTGCCTGAGCGCCGTAGGAATCCCTGTCCTTTAGGGCAGGGAGGATGTC harbors:
- a CDS encoding single-stranded DNA-binding protein; this translates as MRYIDSAALSRQPLGLYWKERELLEAHQMNSCVLFAEVIQAPELRYTQDTQMAVATMVVQFASLRSEEPPMSLRTVAWGNLGQKMQAECKVGDRLILEGRLKMDTIDRPEGFKEKRAELVVSRFYTVEGNIVDHPAQPATTPMATPTVTTSVTPRVAPPPPEPEDINLDEVPF
- a CDS encoding NAD(P)/FAD-dependent oxidoreductase encodes the protein MARVVVLGAGIGGLPTAYELRHRLGDRHQVVLVSDVDRFTFIPGLVAVALGHNSLERLQVSLETVSRRHGLAWVQGKVQQVDPKAKKVYLPRQTLDYDYLVIATGAELALDVIPGLGIHSHSVCTPTHAVAAHRAWQAFLKDPRDLVVGAAPGASCFGPAYEFLFLAEHALRRHGLRDRVKITFITPEPYIGHLGIGGLANSDRLTLDLIEKRGIETITNAAITAIEQNCILLQDGQRIPFGYSMILPPFRGAAFVRASGLGNEKGFLPLLPTLQHPDYPEIYGVGISVHLPSLEVTPVPIGLPKTGQMTEEMAIAASHNIAVALGELAAEPVVPTLDALCFADFGDTGIAYIAAPVIPETLGQKRRLAYAMQGLWVSWVKAAFERYFLLKMRWGLSVPWFEQWGLRLFFGLSLVRPLQPTVLPEPQPTMKV
- the tnpA gene encoding IS200/IS605 family transposase, producing the protein MSDDNEIRHGRHCVFKMHVHLVFVTKYRRRVFDGDAINRLRAIFAKVCADFEAQLIEMDGEDDHVHLLVEYPPKVAVSNLVNSLKGVSSRLLRKERPDIQKRYWKGVLWSPSYFASSCGGAPISIVRQYIEQQQTPH